In bacterium, the sequence GTCGCTGGATAATACTTATGCGATTGAGGAATTGGAAGAATGGGTGCGGCGGGTGGAAAAAGCGCTGCCCGGTGAAAAAACGGCGTATTTAGTTGAGTTGAAAATTGACGGGGTGGCCATTGCTCTGCAGTATGAAAACCGGCGGCTGGTGAGGGCGGTGACGCGCGGTGATGGCGAGACCGGTGATGATGTGACCGATAATATTAAAACCATACGCACACTGCCATTACAACTCGATGCAGCCGCTCCGGTAAAGCCTATGACGATTCGGGGGGAAGTATATCTTTCCCGGCAGGCATTTCAAAAAATGAATCTGAAAAAGCAGGAGGCTGGAGAGAAGCTGTTTGCCAATCCGCGCAATGCTGCCGCAGGTTCGCTCAAACTGTTGGATTCCCGTCAGACCACCCAACGTCCGCTCGCAGTATTTTTATACGGGGCAGACGCAAAGACTGCACAGCAATTAAAAACACAAAGCCGGATGTTGCAGGCTTTTGAGACCTGGGGTTTGCCAATTAATTCAAATCGCCAGGTTTGTCAGGATTTGGATGCCATTAAAACATTTCTGGAAGTGTGGGAGAAACAAAGACATGACCTGCACTATGAAATAGACGGTTTGGTCATAAAGGTTGAGGACATTGATCAGCAAAAACGCTTGGGTGCCACATCCAAGAGTCCGCGTTGGGCCATTGCCTACAAATATGCTGCTGAGCAGGCGCAGACGCGAGTGAATCAAATCACAATCCAGGTGGGGCGGACAGGGGTGCTCACGCCAGTCGCGGAATTAGAACCGGTTTTTCTTGCCGGCTCTACTATTGCGCGTGCCACGCTGCACAATGCGGAAGATCTGGAACGCAAGGATGTCCGGGTTGGGGATTGGGTTGTGATTGAAAAGGCCGGAGAGGTGATACCGCGCGTGGTCGAACCTATTAGGGCGAAGCGGGCCGGCAGTTTAAAAAAATTCAAAATGCCCAAAGTGTGTCCGGTCTGTCAAAGTCAAGTGGTTAAACTAGAGGGAGAGGTTGCCTGGCGTTGTGTTAATCCGGCTTGTCCTGCCCAGGTCAAGGGACGGTTACTGCATTTTGCTCAACGTAGTGCCATGGATATTGAAGGACTGGGAGATGCACTGACAGAGCAATTAGTTGACCAAGGGCTGGTCAGGGATTACAGCGATCTGTATACATTACAAACTGAAGCATTGGTTTCTTTGGAACGGATGGCTGAGAAGTCCGTGGAGAATTTGATGCAGGGAATTGAAGCATCGAAATCCAGAACTCTGGGGAGACTTATTTTCGCGTTGGGGATTCCATTGGTAGGGGAACATGCCGGTGAAGTGCTGGCGGGAAAATTCGAGCATCTGGCTGATTTGGGTCAGGCCAAGACAGAAGTGCTGGAAGCGATTCATGAGATTGGGCCCAAGGTTGCCCGGAGTATTCATGATTTTTTTAATCACCCTGAGACCCGGGAGGTCATTGCCAAACTGGAAAAAGCCGGCGTGAACACACACCGTTTGAAAAGAGAGGAAAAAAAAGAGGGGGTTTTTTCAGGC encodes:
- the ligA gene encoding NAD-dependent DNA ligase LigA yields the protein MPEKKSTKVIREKATMVRRKLVRHNYLYYVLAQPEISDQAYDFMYKQLLELELQYPDCIVFDSPTQRVGGESLEGFQSVQHAEAMLSLDNTYAIEELEEWVRRVEKALPGEKTAYLVELKIDGVAIALQYENRRLVRAVTRGDGETGDDVTDNIKTIRTLPLQLDAAAPVKPMTIRGEVYLSRQAFQKMNLKKQEAGEKLFANPRNAAAGSLKLLDSRQTTQRPLAVFLYGADAKTAQQLKTQSRMLQAFETWGLPINSNRQVCQDLDAIKTFLEVWEKQRHDLHYEIDGLVIKVEDIDQQKRLGATSKSPRWAIAYKYAAEQAQTRVNQITIQVGRTGVLTPVAELEPVFLAGSTIARATLHNAEDLERKDVRVGDWVVIEKAGEVIPRVVEPIRAKRAGSLKKFKMPKVCPVCQSQVVKLEGEVAWRCVNPACPAQVKGRLLHFAQRSAMDIEGLGDALTEQLVDQGLVRDYSDLYTLQTEALVSLERMAEKSVENLMQGIEASKSRTLGRLIFALGIPLVGEHAGEVLAGKFEHLADLGQAKTEVLEAIHEIGPKVARSIHDFFNHPETREVIAKLEKAGVNTHRLKREEKKEGVFSGKTFVFTGELTRMTRNQAESQVKVRGGKAAGSVSKKTDYVVAGPGAGSKLEKAKKLGVMVLDEMGFLKMIDFL